In Pecten maximus chromosome 10, xPecMax1.1, whole genome shotgun sequence, one genomic interval encodes:
- the LOC117336930 gene encoding solute carrier family 45 member 3-like → MDQGKDPMASQNSPNRRSLTLTQIVLLNAVVCGVEVCACSGFTYIPPMLLKAGYTEENMSIILGMGPLLGFFFVPIIGRASDRCRSQHGRRRPFILFLSILIMFSLFMIPYGDYFSTTFLGNTPLSKSVSLIILTVSVVMLDFTSQACLTPCEALLSDASKGTTQKDRVFMVYSQMVSLGGFLGYLITAIDWSNTFIGSYFGTQERSVFTLLIILFSFLLTATILVAQEQPLSVSEEADTENLIPKEESATVSVTVGNGGAFESGYESSGSDDSQQSSSPYSAGRAGRNRKCHKKKTTFFLNPLKGLFVIISPLLCVGRLRIFRYFYNLGRFLWLNIYDRLPESLRRLFDVPIVLQKLAMANFCSWTAVMGFNLFFTDFVGQAVYQGNPNAPENSYLRNRYDEGVRMGSWGLLFHCITSTSYAFFIEGLVEKYGTRKTYLSGMLVFSVSMLGMVLYKHIIFVNLMASLTGFAYATLTTIPFILITKYHSNKEIYFADTVTRSPFGLTGSQVMSTRGIATDMGTLDSAYFLSQVVLSAVMGYIVHMTGTVISYMMTAGAMGVISCFLIQQIVTSKQDMQNQVYRNRDRRRMINL, encoded by the exons ATGGATCAAGGCAAGGATCCGATGGCATCCCAGAATTCCCCCAACAGGAGGTCGCTGACCCTGACACAGATTGTGCTACTCAATGCTGTGGTTTGTGGGGTGGAGGTGTGTGCCTGTTCTGGATTTACATACATTCCACCCATGTTACTTAAAGCTGGTTACACAGAGGAGAATATGAGTATCATATTAGGAATGGGGCCATTGCTTGGCTTCTTCTTCGTACCTATAATCGGCCGCGCCAGCGACCGCTGTCGGAGTCAACATGGCCGTCGAAGACCGTTCATCCTTTTCCTGTCAATTTTGATAATGTTCTCTCTCTTTATGATTCCTTATGGAGATTATTTTAGTACGACTTTCCTCGGAAATACACCTCTAAGTAAATCGGTGAGTTTAATTATTCTCACGGTGAGCGTTGTCATGTTAGATTTCACGAGTCAGGCGTGTCTGACACCCTGTGAGGCTCTGCTTTCCGACGCTTCCAAGGGAACAACCCAGAAAGACCGTGTGTTCATGGTGTACTCACAAATGGTCAGCCTAGGGGGATTTCTCGGCTATCTTATCACAGCAATCGATTGGAGcaatactttcattggtagtTATTTTGGGACACAGGAGCGGTCTGTATTTACATTACTTATAATACTATTTTCATTTCTTCTGACTGCAACAATATTAGTAGCTCAGGAACAACCTTTGTCAGTGTCAGAGGAAGCTGATACGGAGAATTTAATCCCAAAAGAGGAATCTGCAACTGTGTCTGTTACCGTGGGCAATGGAGGTGCTTTCGAATCTGGGTACGAATCAAGTGGCTCAGACGACAGCCAACAGAGTTCATCGCCCTATTCTGCGGGAAGGGCAGGAAGAAATCGTAAATgtcacaaaaagaaaacaacttTCTTCCTGAATCCTTTAAAGGGTCTCTTTGTGATTATCAGTCCCTTGTTATGTGTGGGACGCTTGagaatatttagatatttttataatttaggGAGATTTTTGTGGTTAAATATATACGACAGACTGCCGGAATCTCTACGTCGACTATTCGATGTTCCGATAGTGCTACAAAAACTAGCAATGGCCAACTTCTGCAGCTGGACTGCCGTGATGGGCttcaatttatttttcacaGACTTCGTAGGCCAAGCTGTTTACCAGGGCAACCCAAACGCCCCGGAAAATTCATATCTTCGTAATCGTTATGACGAAGGAGTTCGAATGGGCAGCTGGGGGCTATTGTTTCATTGTATCACCTCCACAAGTTATGCGTTTTTTATTGAAGGTCTCGTAGAAAAGTACGGGACGCGGAAGACTTACCTGAGTGGGATGTTAGTATTTTCCGTTTCCATGTTGGGAATGGTCCTTTACAAACATATAATCTTTGTGAACCTGATGGCATCGCTGACGGGATTCGCCTACGCTACTCTAACCACCATTCCATTTATACTcatcacaaaatatcattctAACAAAGAG ATTTACTTTGCCGACACAGTGACGCGGAGTCCTTTCGGCCTGACTGGAAGTCAAGTAATGTCGACACGTGGCATCGCCACAGACATGGGCACGCTGGATAGTGCCTACTTCCTGTCTCAGGTCGTACTGTCCGCAGTGATGGGCTACATCGTACATATGACAGGGACGGTCATCTCATACATGATGACCGCCGGGGCAATGGGAGTGATCAGTTGTTTCCTCATACAACAGATAGTGACTAGTAAACAAGATATGCAAAACCAAGTATACAGAAATAGGGACCGCAGACGTATGATTAACTTATAG